TGTTTACCATTACAGCCATTGAGAAGACCAAACCCACCAACACCCTTGTGGTTTCCTTAATGTCAGTAGTTAAGCCCTTGTTTACTGTTACAGCCACTGAGAAGACCAAGCACACTAACCTCCCTGTGGTGTTCTCAGTGTCAGTAGTTAATTACGTGGTTACCATGCATGGTTGCTGTTACAGCCACTGAGAAGACCAACACACCAACACCCCTGTGGTGTCCTCAATGTCAGTAGTTAATTACGTGGTTACCATGCATGTTGACTGTTACAGCCACTGAGAAGACCAAACCCACCAACACCCTTGTGGTTTCTTCAGTGTCAGTAGTTAAAGCCTTGTTTACTGTTACAGCCATTGAGAAGACCAAACCCACCAACACCCTTGTGGTTTCCTCAGTGTCAGTAGTTAAGCCCTTGTTTACTGTTACAGCCACTGACAAGACCAAACCCACCAACACCCTTGTGGTTTCCTCATTGTCAGTAGTTAAGCCCTTGTTTACTGTTACAGCCACTGACAAGACCAAACCCACCAACACCCTTGTGGTTTCCTCAGTGTCAGTAGTTAAGCCCTTGTTTACCATTACAGTCACTGAGAAGACCAAACCCACCAACAACCCAGTGGTGTCCTCAGTGTCAGAAGTTAAGCCCTTGTTTACTGTTACAACCACTGAGAAGACCAAACCCACCAACACCCTTGTGGTTTCCTCAGTGTCAGTAGTTAAGCCCTTGTTTACCATTACAGTCATTGAGAAGACCAAACCCACCAACACCCTTGTGGTTTCCTCAGTGTCAGTAGTTAAGCCCTTGTTTACCATTACATTCACTGAGAAGACCAAACCCACCAACACCCCAGTGGTGTCCTCAATGTCAGTAGTTAAGCCCTTGTTTACTGTTACAACCACTGAGAAGAACAAGTACACCAACAAATCTCTGTTGTCCTCAGTCTCAGTTGTTTCATGTAATTACCTGTTTACTGTTACAGCCACTGAGAAGACTAAGCACTCCAACCTCCCTGTGGTGTCCTCAGAACAGGCTGATCTGACGTCCAACACGCAGTCCCTGTCATCTCAACCAGCCTCAAATGTCCTGGTTAAAGCTCATGGTGAGTAGTTATGCGATGGACGTGGCTCAGTGGTAAGGTGCACAACTTGCACAACTACTGGTACATCAACTGTAGGTTTCAATAACCCATGACTGACTTGCTCAATTTTACtttattctgagagttctaatgattctagaaaggtgttttaaggctGGTTTGGAAGGTATTGTGATATCCTGttggaaaaatgtatgtttcagtaccaaaaatgGCATTTGTTTGCCTCGGAATATGCACTGTTGTGGCCGAATGCACTTTGTACATCAGGTCTGCAGTGACATTGTCAGTTCTCTTTGTCTGAAAATGACCATTTAAGGTTGAAATTGATGTAACCATGGATAGGATATGTATGCAATACAGGTTAGATTTACACTACAGCCGAGATAATTTGTGTATCATTCAGGAAATGATATCAAAGTAATTTTGTAAAAGGTAGGTTTTCTGCCAAAGCTTTAGATGTTCaaacatttgtcttcatgtacagtatgatgttattttgtaggATCTCTGATGATATCAGCCTGGGTGTTTGCTGCCAGCTTTGGATTGGTTATTGCCAGATACTACAAAAAGCTAGGAGGAAGTCGTAGATGGTGTGGTTTACACATCTGGTTCCAGGTTAGATGCAGATTTGTATCCCATTTGTAATGTCAACTTTTTGGAGGGGCGGTGGAGGGGGGCGGGGCAGAACTTGCTGTCGTCAAGTTGCTAAAGATCTTGATTTTCAATCGCTATAGATCACAAGAGATATGGATTCAATACCATACCTGGGCAATGAATATTTTAGACACCCCTTCTTCCATCGTTCTCGGGGCAGTGGTATCCATAAGTGGTCAACAGTGTTCTCTCGCGTGGCCTTGCATGAAGTGGAGTAAAGACATTTGCCTGACACCAGTATGATATGTCACATGCAGGAGAGATGAAAGTAACACCTGATTGGTCAGCGATTGACTACagacactggtttcctccaaccataaaactgaccacagttCAAAAAGCGTAATGAGTTACACTGTCCTGAGTatgtcattaaacaacagtgaaataaataaatcaataaatatcagCTTTTATTTAGACCACTGTAATTCTTGAGCCTTATTGCATGTTGCAAGATGTTCattgaaggtattattctgtgcagactcctaaaattatttttttgtaaagccctgaaattggcctatGGAgcctattttgttttttctctaaaATCTAAtgacaaatgtgcataaattgagTTAAAAGTTGCTCTTATAGGGGAAAAGGTTCAGGAATTGGGATAACTGAGTGCTAATAGTGTGATATTAGATATCGCGTTTATTTATGCTGcagacatgtaaatgttgatactgtaaatacatatatggacAGATTGTTGGAGAACAACTCATTATTCAGGGAGTATCATGTGGCACTGAAGTCAGTCAAACTTTTGAATGCACCATTGTGCAAGTGTGCGGCAAGAAAATCCAGCTTTTCATCTTTGCACATGTTTTTTACATACGTGACTTCATATCAATTTCCAGTCCTAGCTGACATGTTTTAGTtcaaatatttaagtttttagATGTCTCTTTAGTCCGTTCTGTAGAACACTAACTTCTACAACATTTTGCCTTACCCTAACCATTCAACCTTTTCAGTCAcctttgcaaccaatattttgaaacattctgagagaactacatgtatggcatgtagagaaataaatcaaacagtttTATGGAACTtgtatctttaatgacacaaacaaatcctttttagcatgattttcataataattgtacgcttaaattccactgaaaaaagatggaaaaacatttacatagaGTAAGTTGCATGGATGAACTTTTGAGACTTGATTTTTCTTCTACTTTCTGACCAACTGTTGCTCTCATCTTAAATCAGTGAATCATTTTGTCTTACAGATCCACAGAATTGCCATGGTCCTGACCTTCACACTAGCTTCGATAGCCTTTATTATTGTCTTTGCGGATGTCAAAGGTTACAGCCAGGTAAACTTGTGAACCTCTTGAAGGAATTTAATGGGACGAATGAATGAGTATAAAGTCTTTCTTCAGCTCTGGTGTATAGTGACAAGACAGTATGATGAGCAGCTACTctgcaaaacttcagttcatTGCCTGACAACCCTAATGTAAAGTTAAAAAGgcattaaaacaacaattaaataaatataacatcacTTTGAgtacaaaaatttatttcatctgTATGGCTTGCAGATGGCAAACTGAAATATGCATGCTTCTGTCATTGGTTGCATTTGTCTCATTGgtaacatttgtttcattacaGGTTGGAAAGGGTGCGAATGACCTGCAGTTTTTACAGGCTCATCCCATCCTTGGAATCATCTCCACAGCTCTGGTTGTTATCAATGTGAGTAAACACTTGCAGATGCCTACATGAGCATTTAATAAAATGCAAACATTTGAAGCATTTCAAATTGGATATGTTAGGAAATCAAGTGGGGTTTTTGTGTCCAGCCTGTGGCATGTGATCATATGTTGCAGTGTTACAGGTTTAAACCCCGTGTATTGTGGCCCTGTAATGAGGATGAATCAACCAAAATGCATCATTTGATAAAAGCTGAAGTTTATGTGGCTTACAGTAGTTAAATtgtaatttaaatgtacatgtgtctttatatttcatatgtttatatttcatgtgtttatatttcatatgtttatatttcatgtgtttatatttcatgtgtttatatttcatatgtttatatttcatgtgtttatatttcatgtgtatatgttgttagatacatgtatgtgcctgatGGAAAGTCTACTGatgttttatatattcataACACAGCCCCTGATGGCACTAATCAGACCTAAACCCGACTCTGCCACCAGACCCATCTTTAACTGGTTCCACTGGGCGGTGGGGACAACAGCTTGGATTATCTCCAGTAAGTATATGGGCTGTATTACTCAAACGTACGTGGTGGTAAAGTATCATGATTTACTTCACAGGTAAAATTAGTGGGAAAATTCAGATGAATATTTGACTTTCTTTTGTGATGGAGATGGCTTTTCTATGGGCTGCTATTTAGCAAAATGATTCTACCTTTAAAAGATGCAGACTGGCAATAGAGGAGGCCATGATATAGACCCGTCTTTAGATAAGACTAAAACATAATTGTTAAATGCCTGGACACCTGGTCACTTTACTGGATTGTTATGGGACTCCAAGTCCGGATTTTATCTATCACATAATTAATGGCAGCAGTGCAGACAATTACTTTGAGATTTTAGAATCCGCTGAAGATCAAGCAATGAGACAGGATGTCCCGTCAAGAAAGGTGAATTAGGCATCCAAGAATTTAGCAAATGGTGATGCCAAGGGTCTATGTGAATTTGCATCCTTTGAAAAGTAGTACCCTTGGCAGCCCATACAGGGTGGCAGGCAACAGATATCTCTTGCATGGGAATGTGCTCAGATGCTGACAGTGACCCCCTTCTCCCATTTTCCCCAGCCCCCTTTCCCCATCACCAAAGAAAATTGTTGTAGCATCTGAAATTCGGACTGTCTTTAATTAAGCGTCATCTGGTTGGTACAGCATTTTGTGAGAGTGTACTGTAGCCGAGTAGTTAAAGGTGTTTACCTTTAAATGTTAAGGCATACGATgtgagggttcaaatccagtcatGGTCTGGGAGTTTGTAGTTTCCGTCCTCCCACTGTTTGTGaagccttggtgacaagaagGAGTTAGTGACACTCATGTAATGTGCTGAGTCCAATGGTCAGTGAAGACTAGTGGCCTCCCACCACCATGGTGTGAAGAGCATCTGTACGTCACAACCGAGAGGGTTCAGTAGTTAATTGCCAGGCATGCCAGTTTTCCCTTAAAACTGACATCCATtctgtgagtgaaaaattttttagtatttatttattttattgattggcgttttgtgctgtactcaagaatatttcatttatacaatggcggctagcattatggcagaaggaaaccgggcagagcccgggggaaatccatgaccttctgcaggttggtggcagaccttcccaagtacaggcggagaggaagtcagcatgagctggttttgaactcacagaggccacattggtgagaggcttctgagtcattacaTCTTGCTGGAGTGCTAACCCCCTTGCCCACAAAGGCCCCTGAGTTCTTCAGTATGGTCTTAAACAATGATAAAGAGATAATACATTTTCTTCCTCTTTATTCAGTGAATtgaatacaaatgaaatgaCAAACTATTTTTCTATTGTGGCGCTGAAGTGCCTGATCACATCAAAGACATTACCAAACATAATCTATAGTTAAATGTTGAATTATGCCAAGGCAAATGAATGCAGATATTAGGAGCCTTATATGAAAACAGTATGTAAATTTTTGTCACTGTTCGACGAGTAATCATAGTTTCAAATAGGATCACTCTGTTCATCCAGTATCAGTGCATGTAGATATGTGCTACATGGAAACCCGCTAGGAAGGGTCAGCTGATGTCATTGATTGTTCAGTGCAAATTGTTTGATGCAAAATACatcatcagatacatgtacattttagtagtttgggtagtagggaTTGGGTAGCAGTTTTTGACTGAATATGCTATGTCTTTTATCTTGCAGTGGTGACAATATTCATTGGATTTGAAATTGAGAAGTCTGGTGTGCCTTCATATACAAAGTATGTCATGGCAGCATTCGTGGCCTATCAGCTTTTGGTTGAACTTGTTCTGGAGATTCAAGGATGTATTCAAAAATCTGACCAGAAAACAGGTAAAGCAGATTCTGCAACTGAAcataacatgtaacatattacattatattgtttcactttaaaatttatCTCAGTGAGCATTTGTTTACAgaaatttgttacagtgtatcTGCATTATAACACAAAGGGTATATTTTCCCCTCCATAGTGCATGTAGTGATGCGTAATAAAACGTTCAGTCGTATCTGGTGATAATGTTTAATAAGTTTTTTACATACGTGACTTCAACTATAATCATAGTTACTCAGCATATCCTTCAGTTAGGGACTTTTGTTTGCTCAGTTCAATACACTTgtgaccggcctggatagcacagttggtagagcgtccgcttcgggaccggtagatccaggatcaatccttggtcgagtcacacctaagactttaaaagaggaagttgtaacttcctcgcttggcgttcagcatgaaggggatagtgcaacgactggttgacccgtatcagtataatggctcgggcggggcggcttacttgccttcggtaagtcgtctcagtgaagcagcactaaataaaagagcggtggaaatccgtcctgcaacaaggaggcacattacacgtgcatgcaccctaatgattccttcgtcgtcatatgactgaaaaattgttgagtacgacgttaaaccccaagcactcactcactcaatacaCTTGAACTGGGCTTTCCAAACTTTACTGCAGCTTtgaaatcaggaggtttgtccggTACCAGGCAAGGTCATATGGCTTTCGTGTAATTATCAAGTTTCCTCCTGAACCCTGCTTACTCCTGAACCCATTTTCCTTCACTTAAGAAACACCCTTTTttcgtgaaatattttttgttggaatatacatatatatattgattttaaagtacttgattggagtttctagcacagtgtaatgacccaggagcctcttgccaatgctgttactgtgagttcagcaatctgctgatggtcgtgggtttccctgggctctacctggtttccactcaccataatgctggtcgtcgtcgtataactgaaatattctggagtacagtgtaaaacacaattcagataaataagtaaatatattcattGGAGTTTAATACAGAATTGTTCACTCAGACCTTCAATGGCTGTCAGGCATAAGGATGGATGAGCAGAATGAAGGACCTGGTGTAAAGCACAACTGCTAGCCTACCTACAATAGTCAACACTCTGGCTTCATtaagaggctataccagagcTCTTTGCCAAAAAATCCCTATTTGCCAAAAAATCCCTATTTGCtaattaattaaatcaaattttctgtctTTACGAAGGATAGGTCAATTTATCGCCTTTCAATAAATATCAGTCTTGCAtctactatttatagtgttaaaatgattctaaagtttgaaaagttataatgtgATGTGCTGTAGGAATTTGACTTTATTGCCAATTTTGAACAGTAATATGTCCACAGACAAGGCTGGTATTTTGTTACAGGTAATTGTAATTTTATATCTGAgccattctaaaataatagcacaAATTTATTTGGATTAGTGCTAATTGATTGTTGGTCAAAAAGTCTGGTATATCCTCTTTAAACCAGCTGCTGGTTCAACAAGTGCTGGATACAAATCCATGACCTGATTAATCAGGCTGGCAGCTGTGAGAACATTGATTGAGCCAGCAAAGTTTCAGCTGACCCTTCTGGACCTGCcaatcaactacatgtatacacagatctaatttgtttttgtgtttttagtaGATGGCTATGAGATGAAGAATATGAACGGGACTAGCGGAGTGGCCAGACACTCCACCATGAAGTCTGGAACGGTAAGAACAACTGTAGTTATTATCAGACCTCTTTACAGATTGTGCTCCAGAAAATTGTGAAATAATCCAGATGAATGAACTGCTATACTTACGAAATACttttataattaatataataccACATTTTTCCTGAAAAGTTTTATTCCTATAAAAAAGGGGGTAGGCGATGCAAACAGGGGGACATTGATATTTTCTGGGAAGAAATGATATGAATTTAAATAGCAGACAAGTATAAATTTTACATGCATGGCTCTTGCTTGAAGATAGTATAAGTTTAATGTACCATAATGCCTTGaccttgaaaagcctggaaactgaaagtattatttCGAGACCTATTTCCAAGGTAATTGTATATTGCTCCTAGCTTGTAAAACTGTACAGTATTTGTTCCAAAGTAGCCTGGAAAATTTGAAGTTTGGGCCTGGAAAAAGCCcagaaatttgaaatctttaagGCTTATGAACCTTGTAACGTAACTACAGCTCTATCGTGTTTTCTCAGacacctgttgttgttgtctcaaTCAATGGTGAATAATCATTAGCGGGTCTGGAACCCCAccaaaatttaacagattgcTCCTTTGGCCCATGGACAGCCcatgcacaaaatttcatccgaATCACATCACGATTTATTCAGTAAAGTTGTTGactgagaagtacatgtaacacctGGAAAACTGTATTAGCAGAGGTATTAAGATTGTGTGGCTTGTGTTCAAATCTAGGGTGTGTGGCCTTTATATGCAGTAGGAGGTCACAGGGCCTGAAAAGCGCACAGGCAGTCTATACATACATCTTCCACATGTACGAATTAAGTCAGGTGCAGCTGTATTGCATAAAAGTCTTTGGAATCATCATCAAACAATTTAAGAAGTCCATAAATATGGAGTACTTTGTAGTACCACGTGGAGAAATATAAGTACACCCACCAGTGGGTAATTATATATTCATACGATTCCGAGAACGTGACTTTTTCCACACATTTTGATGATAAGTcttaatattataataaattaaacctctgttgatgtttttttcagaATGGGGCTGGAGTGTTCCGTTCTGTTCTCCTCGTGGCTCATTTCTTCATTCTGCTCGGGTTCCTTATTGCCCTGTTGGCATTGGTTAATAAGCAGATGTTGAGGAGTGTCTATAACTCCTTGTAATCAGCagtactgttgttgttgctcatCAGTGTTTGTGGGTAGTCCGGTTTTACAAACCTGTGACTACCATGTGCCAGGTGTACCAGTTACCTTGACATGCCGTGACTGGTCTTGTTGTACATCACAGACATTTGTGGCCAGGCACATGTTTTAACTTTGTGAAAACCTGGTCCAAATATACTTATTGGATGTAGATATGTGTGAATAGCTCAAAGGTCAGGGAGTGTTTTTACGAAGTGCTCATagtgtttatatatgtgtttaatTACCATGGAAATGTCATATCTTCAGTACAGGTTACTGCTGGGTGGAGGTGGCactaaaatgtgtaaataaaccAGAATACAGAGACTACTAAAGTGTATGACATTCTTGTTTCCAATTCTGGGACTGGTCAGATAGTCATGGCACTATGCGTGGTTATAACCAGAACTGCAGTGGGTCACCAGGCTGGGCCTTCACACGGTCTCTTTATAGATGTAGTTAGATCTGGGATTAAGATCAGACGCACTACACAGACTGTGTGGAGCCACAGCCAGTGCTAAAACAGAAGTGAGTATAACACTCATGACTAAGGGCTTAAATAGCGGAGCTTCATTTCACTCCGCTCCATATCCCACGGACTATCTTAATCCCATGTCACATCCAGGAGCTGAGCTATTACAGGTAGAACTGATTTTAGTGTAATTGAAGCTACTCATGCCTGGTTGAACAGCCCTGACTTTTGAGCTCTTCACTAGAACATTAAAGTACAAGGAATTTCAGTGATCAATGTGGAACAAACTTCTGTATTTTTATTGTTACTGTTATGGAGAAACTTTACATCGGTAAATACATCTGCCTGGCTCTCGCTGATTTGGATTTCActcgtacatttatttacaatttttactgctactgtacatgtatacatgtactttgcctGGTGTCTGAGCAAGGTGAATTGTGTTTCGTATTACTGATGTATGGGTGAATTCCTCATTGTTGCTCTTCTAGAAATCATGTTTACACTACATCCATATCTATGTATTTTAAAGTTGGTACTGAAAGTTTAAAATGCACATCAATAGAGATGATTAGAGCTCTTTCGACTCTTATGTTTTTACtcaatgttctttttttttctactttacatgtttatattgtgtCTTTAGACATCTTTGCTGTATGTAAGGCAGTCTTCGTTTCATGGTTGagaagtgtaattttatttgcAAAATGATTAAATTTCGACTAAACACATCTCTTTTGTTTATGATTCCTGCAGGCAGCTTATATGTGGTAGGTTAGCAGTGAGCCTACTATTTTTGCTGTGTACAATGGAATTCAGCGATGTTttgatttgcagttttatttgcAGGCgtaaatttctttttaaaatgatttcagttgatttgatttatttattaaagcaGTGTACATTTTGTAGCACAGCTTAGCACAAATCTAGAATATTACCGACAGGAATAAAACTCCATAGAGATTGttctgtatgcacatgtatattttggttTACAGTACCCTTGTAAGTTTCATA
Above is a window of Liolophura sinensis isolate JHLJ2023 chromosome 7, CUHK_Ljap_v2, whole genome shotgun sequence DNA encoding:
- the LOC135469737 gene encoding putative ferric-chelate reductase 1; translation: MGDDTVIECAVAMETLRSVNRSKNDGKTNSRTGGLDFTEISLADNVLMCSLSVPQTGNQVFDFNTKYTLLFATGQTKSEISTEKTKHSNLPVVSSEQADLTSNTQSLSSQPASNVLVKAHGSLMISAWVFAASFGLVIARYYKKLGGSRRWCGLHIWFQIHRIAMVLTFTLASIAFIIVFADVKGYSQVGKGANDLQFLQAHPILGIISTALVVINPLMALIRPKPDSATRPIFNWFHWAVGTTAWIISMVTIFIGFEIEKSGVPSYTKYVMAAFVAYQLLVELVLEIQGCIQKSDQKTVDGYEMKNMNGTSGVARHSTMKSGTNGAGVFRSVLLVAHFFILLGFLIALLALVNKQMLRSVYNSL